The following proteins come from a genomic window of Frondihabitans peucedani:
- a CDS encoding DNA starvation/stationary phase protection protein, which yields MFQGSEKLRDDLQKVLVDLIELHIQGKQAHWNLLGTNFRDLHLQLDEIVDAARGFSDEVAERMRAIYLVPDGRSSTVSKGTSLEEFPEGPVETTDVVDLIVDRMYAVTETMRTVHDDVDDEDPTTADVLHGILERLEQLAWMTGAENRHPQADQKNKATRDRDAEAEEAGLDRVGAIAN from the coding sequence ATGTTCCAGGGATCCGAGAAACTCCGCGACGACCTGCAGAAGGTCCTCGTCGACCTCATCGAGCTGCACATCCAGGGCAAGCAGGCGCACTGGAACCTGCTGGGCACCAACTTCCGCGACCTGCACCTCCAGCTCGACGAGATCGTCGACGCCGCCCGCGGCTTCTCCGACGAGGTCGCCGAGCGCATGCGCGCCATCTACCTCGTCCCCGACGGCCGCTCCAGCACGGTCTCGAAGGGCACCAGCCTCGAGGAGTTCCCCGAGGGCCCCGTCGAGACCACCGACGTGGTCGACCTGATCGTCGACCGCATGTACGCCGTCACCGAGACCATGCGCACGGTCCACGACGACGTCGACGACGAGGACCCGACGACCGCCGACGTCCTGCACGGCATCCTCGAGCGCCTCGAGCAGCTCGCCTGGATGACCGGCGCCGAGAACCGCCACCCGCAGGCTGACCAGAAGAACAAGGCCACCCGGGACCGCGACGCCGAGGCCGAAGAGGCCGGGCTCGACCGAGTGGGCGCCATCGCCAACTGA
- a CDS encoding MFS transporter produces MADGKRIVLLVAILASFVAFLDGSIVTVALPALARDLGGGVTLQQWVVDAYLLTLGSLMLVAGSLSDTFGRLRILRAGLIGFGLTSLLAAVAPNAELLIAARALQGVAGALLVPSSLALITATFTGTAMARAIGTWTAWTGVAFLIGPLAGGALVDTVGWRWVFGIVVLPVVVTLVLLMRLPRDSHRGTAEDGAHVDVVGAVLGALGLAGPVFALIEGQRVGFGTPFIVAALVIGLACLVAFVLWERRAPHPMMPLRLFAVRAFSVGNLATVGIYASVSLGTLLLPLVVQEVGHLPATVSGLITLPTTIVSILLSRTVGGLAGRFGPRPFMTAGPLVSAAGFAWMLTTREPLDVWWQLLPGVILFGLGMTITVTPLTSTVLAQIAPAEAGIASAVNNAISRVAGLVAVAFVGVITGASLDIAGFHRVLIVVVVLLVISAGVSLVGLPRGVPAGRDAEGQLSGD; encoded by the coding sequence ATGGCCGACGGCAAGCGGATCGTCCTCCTGGTCGCGATCCTGGCCTCCTTCGTCGCGTTCCTCGACGGCTCGATCGTCACGGTCGCGCTCCCGGCGCTCGCCCGCGATCTCGGCGGGGGCGTCACCCTCCAGCAGTGGGTGGTCGACGCCTACCTGCTGACGCTCGGTTCGCTCATGCTGGTGGCGGGCTCGCTCTCCGACACCTTCGGCAGACTCAGGATCCTGCGCGCCGGTCTCATCGGGTTCGGCCTCACCTCGCTGCTGGCGGCCGTCGCCCCGAACGCCGAGCTCCTCATCGCGGCGCGTGCCCTGCAGGGGGTCGCGGGCGCCCTGCTGGTGCCGTCGAGCCTGGCGCTCATCACGGCGACGTTCACCGGCACCGCGATGGCGAGGGCCATCGGCACCTGGACGGCCTGGACCGGCGTCGCCTTCCTGATCGGCCCGCTCGCCGGCGGAGCGCTCGTCGACACGGTGGGCTGGCGCTGGGTGTTCGGCATCGTCGTGCTGCCGGTCGTCGTGACGCTCGTGCTGCTGATGCGGCTCCCCCGCGACTCCCACCGAGGGACGGCGGAGGACGGCGCCCACGTCGACGTCGTCGGCGCGGTCCTCGGCGCGCTGGGCCTCGCCGGCCCGGTGTTCGCGCTGATCGAGGGTCAGCGCGTCGGCTTCGGCACTCCGTTCATCGTCGCCGCGCTCGTGATCGGCCTCGCCTGCCTCGTCGCCTTCGTGCTCTGGGAGCGACGCGCGCCTCACCCGATGATGCCGCTCCGGCTGTTCGCGGTCCGCGCCTTCTCGGTCGGCAACCTCGCCACCGTCGGCATCTACGCCTCGGTCAGTCTCGGGACCCTCCTGCTGCCGCTCGTCGTGCAGGAGGTGGGGCACCTCCCGGCGACCGTGTCCGGGCTCATCACTCTGCCGACGACGATCGTGTCGATCCTGCTCAGCCGCACCGTCGGCGGCCTCGCCGGCCGCTTCGGGCCGCGTCCGTTCATGACCGCGGGGCCGCTCGTCAGCGCGGCGGGCTTCGCCTGGATGCTGACCACCCGGGAGCCGCTCGACGTCTGGTGGCAGCTGCTGCCGGGCGTGATCCTGTTCGGTCTCGGCATGACCATCACGGTCACACCGCTGACCTCGACCGTCCTGGCGCAGATCGCTCCCGCCGAGGCGGGTATCGCGTCGGCGGTCAACAACGCGATCTCGCGCGTGGCCGGCCTGGTCGCCGTCGCCTTCGTCGGGGTGATCACGGGGGCGAGCCTCGACATCGCCGGCTTCCACCGGGTGCTGATCGTCGTCGTGGTGCTGCTCGTCATCAGCGCCGGGGTGTCGCTGGTGGGGCTGCCGCGCGGGGTCCCGGCCGGGCGGGATGCCGAGGGCCAGCTCTCAGGGGACTGA
- a CDS encoding TetR/AcrR family transcriptional regulator translates to MEQAAPVTQVEPTTEADRAQAAEPARLGRKRDHTRDPEILRCALDVLAEEGYEGMTIEMVAARAKAGKATLYRRWASKNDLVIDAVACMKKGDQTLESIPDTGSLRGDLVGMIRPHSIDDAEKKLRVMSGLASLLAKNPELAEVVNSAIVEPRVRINRTFFTRAIERGEISPDVDIETLSMVSSSMAAYRTLILKKTVDRAFLVSLIDGVILPACGLRAPGSSGA, encoded by the coding sequence ATGGAGCAGGCCGCACCCGTCACGCAGGTCGAACCGACGACGGAAGCAGACAGAGCTCAGGCCGCCGAGCCCGCGAGGCTCGGCCGCAAGCGCGACCACACCCGCGACCCCGAGATCCTGCGCTGCGCGCTCGACGTCCTCGCCGAGGAGGGCTACGAGGGCATGACCATCGAGATGGTGGCAGCCCGCGCCAAGGCCGGCAAGGCCACCCTCTACCGCCGCTGGGCGTCGAAGAACGACCTCGTCATCGACGCGGTCGCCTGCATGAAGAAGGGCGACCAGACCCTGGAGTCGATCCCCGACACCGGGAGCCTCCGCGGCGACCTCGTGGGCATGATCAGGCCCCACTCGATCGACGACGCCGAGAAGAAGCTGCGCGTCATGTCAGGGCTCGCCTCCCTTCTCGCCAAGAACCCCGAGCTCGCCGAGGTCGTGAACAGCGCCATCGTCGAGCCCCGCGTCCGGATCAACCGCACCTTCTTCACCCGGGCCATCGAGCGCGGCGAGATCTCGCCCGACGTCGACATCGAGACGCTGTCGATGGTGTCGTCCTCGATGGCTGCGTACCGCACCCTGATCCTGAAGAAGACGGTCGACCGCGCGTTCCTCGTCTCGCTGATCGACGGCGTGATCCTGCCGGCCTGCGGGCTGCGCGCCCCCGGCTCGAGCGGAGCCTGA
- a CDS encoding MFS transporter gives MSQTSSLPGAAGAVAAPRRWWTLTTVALAQLMVVLDSTVVNIALPSAQTDLGFSNGERQWIVTAYSLAFGSLLLLGGRLSDLIGRKRTFIIGLIGFALASALGGAAGSFGMLVFARALQGAFGALLAPTALAVLTTTFTVPKERARAFGVFGAIAGAGGAIGLLLGGFLTEKLDWRWNLYINVVIAIVAVIGALVFVKTVPREGARPRLDVPGTILVSGALFSLVYGFSNAETDGWGSGLTWGFLAAAGILLVAFVLWQRRAAHPLLPLHIVLDRNRGAAYASVTIAGAGMFGVFLFVTYYLQTSLDYTPIRTGLSFLPMIGMLVLAAQLSTNIFVPRFGPKIMVPFGMTLAALGMFLLTNLGVHSTYAANVLPALMVLGFGMGSIMPASIQTATLGVDRGHAGVASAMVNTSQQVGGSIGTALLNTLAATAAANYLTSHVAGATTTAARASIAAEAAVHSYATAYWYGAAFFAFGAILAALLFRTKSDTAARAAAAASLHGAGAGAGAGSGTGSGSAEAPEPVVAH, from the coding sequence ATGTCACAAACCTCATCCCTCCCTGGCGCCGCCGGCGCCGTCGCGGCCCCGCGCCGCTGGTGGACCCTCACGACCGTCGCGCTCGCGCAGCTGATGGTCGTGCTCGACTCCACGGTCGTCAACATCGCGCTCCCGAGTGCCCAGACCGACCTCGGATTCAGCAACGGCGAGCGCCAGTGGATCGTCACCGCGTACTCGCTGGCCTTCGGCAGCCTGCTCCTCCTGGGCGGCCGCCTCTCCGACCTGATCGGGCGCAAGCGCACGTTCATCATCGGCCTCATCGGCTTCGCTCTGGCGTCCGCCCTCGGCGGGGCCGCCGGCAGCTTCGGCATGCTCGTCTTCGCCCGCGCTCTGCAGGGGGCCTTCGGCGCGCTGCTCGCCCCGACCGCCCTCGCGGTCCTGACCACCACCTTCACCGTCCCGAAGGAGCGCGCTCGCGCGTTCGGCGTGTTCGGCGCGATCGCCGGCGCCGGCGGGGCCATCGGCCTCCTGCTCGGCGGCTTCCTGACCGAGAAGCTCGACTGGCGCTGGAACCTCTACATCAACGTCGTCATCGCGATCGTCGCCGTGATCGGGGCGCTCGTGTTCGTCAAGACGGTTCCTCGCGAGGGCGCTCGTCCGAGGCTCGACGTGCCCGGCACGATCCTGGTCTCCGGCGCTCTGTTCTCCCTCGTCTACGGGTTCTCGAACGCCGAGACCGACGGCTGGGGCTCCGGTCTCACCTGGGGCTTCCTGGCGGCCGCCGGCATCCTGTTGGTCGCGTTCGTCCTCTGGCAGCGCCGCGCCGCGCACCCGCTCCTCCCCCTCCACATCGTGCTCGACCGCAACCGCGGCGCCGCGTACGCCTCGGTCACGATCGCCGGTGCCGGCATGTTCGGCGTCTTCCTCTTCGTCACGTACTACCTGCAGACGTCGCTCGACTACACGCCGATCCGCACGGGTCTGTCGTTCCTGCCGATGATCGGCATGCTGGTCCTCGCCGCGCAGCTCTCGACGAACATCTTCGTGCCGCGCTTCGGTCCGAAGATCATGGTGCCGTTCGGCATGACGCTGGCAGCCCTCGGGATGTTCCTGCTCACCAACCTGGGCGTCCACAGCACCTACGCCGCGAACGTCCTCCCTGCGCTCATGGTCCTGGGCTTCGGCATGGGCTCGATCATGCCGGCGTCGATCCAGACCGCGACCCTCGGCGTCGACCGCGGTCACGCGGGCGTCGCATCGGCCATGGTCAACACGAGCCAGCAGGTCGGCGGCTCGATCGGCACGGCGCTCCTCAACACGCTCGCGGCGACCGCTGCCGCGAACTACCTGACGTCGCACGTCGCCGGTGCCACCACCACCGCCGCTCGGGCGTCGATCGCCGCCGAGGCCGCCGTGCACAGCTACGCGACGGCGTACTGGTACGGGGCCGCGTTCTTCGCCTTCGGGGCGATCCTCGCTGCGCTGCTCTTCCGCACGAAGTCCGACACGGCTGCGCGTGCTGCTGCTGCCGCGTCGCTGCACGGGGCTGGTGCTGGGGCCGGGGCTGGTTCCGGGACTGGTTCCGGGTCTGCCGAGGCGCCCGAGCCCGTCGTCGCGCACTAG
- a CDS encoding TIGR03364 family FAD-dependent oxidoreductase has translation MAKDLDRTVDVAIVGAGIVGLGHALAAVDRGLRVLVVDRTTRQIGSTIRNFGHACITVQSGAAQVYADRSRELWLRLREEAGLWMRDGGGFVVAQHADELQALGEFAARRPATVQMLDAEAVVAATGVAPQLALGGAHLLDDLQVNPREAVSAITAYLESRGVEFLFGTAVRTIRSGRLHTTRGRFGADQIVVAVNYDVDQLFPELSAAYEVRRCGLDMLRVAMPGLRAPLAGPVLTGWSMLRYSGFGVSPSLRAVRARLHDENPAFAALDINQMYTQLPDGSVIVGDTHYRDTAVTPFQQESSFDVLLDATADFFGQDRASLQVVERWQGVYATAPEEFLVEEPLDGVHVVSVTTGIGMTTGLGLADRVVSEIYEPVGA, from the coding sequence ATGGCCAAGGATCTCGACCGCACCGTGGACGTCGCAATCGTCGGAGCCGGCATCGTCGGCCTCGGGCACGCGCTCGCCGCCGTCGACCGCGGGCTGCGAGTGCTCGTGGTGGACCGGACGACCAGGCAGATCGGCTCCACGATCCGCAACTTCGGGCACGCCTGCATCACCGTGCAGTCCGGGGCGGCGCAGGTCTACGCCGACCGGTCGCGCGAGCTCTGGCTGCGCCTCCGCGAGGAGGCCGGGCTGTGGATGCGCGACGGGGGCGGCTTCGTGGTCGCCCAGCACGCCGACGAGCTCCAGGCGCTGGGCGAGTTCGCCGCTCGGCGCCCGGCGACCGTCCAGATGCTCGATGCCGAGGCGGTCGTCGCAGCCACCGGCGTCGCGCCGCAGCTCGCCCTCGGCGGCGCGCACCTCCTGGACGACCTCCAGGTGAACCCGCGTGAGGCGGTGTCCGCGATCACCGCCTACCTGGAGTCGCGCGGTGTCGAGTTCCTGTTCGGCACGGCCGTCCGCACGATCCGCTCCGGCCGACTGCACACGACCCGCGGCCGATTCGGTGCCGACCAGATCGTCGTGGCCGTCAACTACGACGTGGATCAGCTGTTCCCCGAGCTCTCCGCCGCCTACGAGGTGCGCCGCTGCGGCCTCGACATGCTCCGCGTCGCGATGCCCGGGCTCCGCGCGCCACTCGCCGGACCCGTCCTCACCGGCTGGTCGATGCTCCGCTACTCCGGATTCGGCGTCTCGCCCTCGCTGCGGGCCGTGCGCGCTCGTCTGCACGACGAGAATCCTGCGTTCGCCGCGCTCGACATCAACCAGATGTACACGCAGCTGCCCGACGGATCCGTGATCGTCGGCGACACGCACTACCGCGACACGGCCGTGACGCCGTTCCAGCAGGAGTCGTCGTTCGACGTGCTCCTCGACGCCACCGCCGACTTCTTCGGGCAGGATCGCGCCTCCCTCCAGGTCGTCGAGCGCTGGCAGGGCGTCTACGCGACTGCGCCCGAGGAGTTCCTCGTGGAGGAGCCCCTCGACGGAGTGCACGTCGTCTCGGTCACCACCGGCATCGGGATGACGACCGGGCTCGGCCTCGCCGACCGCGTCGTGAGCGAGATCTACGAGCCCGTCGGGGCGTAG